From the Desulfovibrionales bacterium genome, the window TACTGCGTCTCTGCCTCGCTCCGGAAGGAGACATACAAAAAAACGCCCCTGGCCTGCTTCCATTCCGGCAGGGCCATAAGGCGAACGGCGATGGCTTCTGAGCGTGTCTTGCGCTCTAAAGGGGTGAGGCTGTCGCGGAGCTTGAGGATGCGACGTCTTAATTCAGCCTTGGTCTCCATTTCCTCAAGTGTAGCCGTCAGCTCTAGCCTCCATTTCTCTGACATTCCTTTAATATGATATCGATGATGGCCGGCACCTGCTTCTGAACCTCATCCGTTAGCTCCATCCCCCAGTCAATGGCCCTGGGTTCTACGCCGATTATTACCACCTCCGGCGCATAACCCAGTTTTTTGGACATGGAAAGGGACTCTACCACACCGAGGTCATGCAGGGAAACCGGACCTTCTTTATCTGCAATGAGGTCTTCAGGACGGCACTGATAAATTGTCCCCGGCTTCTGCCCGGCCTTAAGGGCATCAACAATTATCACCTTTTGCACCCCATCCAGATAAAAGGCCAGGTTCATAGTGGCCGTACCCATATCCAACAAATCCACATGGGCCGGAAGCTCCCTGTTTCGCAAGGCCTGGATGATATGCACCCCTATCCCCTCATCCTGGAGGAGAAGATTACCTATGCCGACAATTAATATCTTCTGATCATGCATAATCCATCCCACATTAAAAATCCAGGGGGCTTTTAGCTTCTTTCACCGTCCTGCTCGGCACGCAGTGCGTATAAATCATCGTAGTCTTCACGTCGCTGTGGCCGAGGAGTTCCTGGATTGTCCGAATGTCGTAATTTGCCTGTAAAAGATGAGTGGCAAAGCTGTGGCGGAAGGTGTGAGACGAGACGCGCTTGGTGAGCCTTGCCCGCCGGACTGCTTCATAAAGCGCTCTCTGGACATGCGTTTCATGAAGATGATACCGTCGAAGCTCTTTTGTGCCCGGAATCGGTGTAAGCGTCTTTTGCGGAAAGAACCACTGCCAGATGAAATCCTTCGCGGCGGAAGGATATTTCTTTTCGAGCAAGCTGTCGAGAAAGACGCCTGTAAAGCCTGCCGCAAGATCCTCGTCATGGAGCTTACTCACGGCTTCAAGCTGGGCCGTCAGCTCAGGTACGATTGTCTGCGGAATAGGCACGGTTCGGTCTTTTTTCCCTTTTCCGTGGATCGTAAGAATTTCGGCGTCGAAGTTAAAATCCTTTACCCGCAGTTGCAGACATTCGAATAACCTGAGCCCGCATCCGTACAGCAATTTGACTACAAGGTCATAGGGATATTCGAGATGCTTCAATACGGTATCTATCTCACGCCGGGAAAGGACCACGGGGATATATCTCGACCTCTTCGCGCGGGGGACGTCCCGGTGATCGCCGAAGTCCTTCTTGAGAACATGCCGAAAAACAAACAGCAAGGCATTGAACGCCTGGTTTTGAGTCGAAGCGGCGACATGGCATTTCACGGCGAGATAGGTGAGGTATTCTTTCACATCAGCCGACGACAGTTCATGAGGCGGTTTATCCCGCAGGAACTTCTGAAACTGACGACTCCAGAGCGCATAGGCCTTGAGAGTTCTCCGGGAATAGTGGCGCGTTTTGATCTCAGATGCCAGATCGGCGATAACCTTATCCCATTCAGGAGAGACCGACTTCTCCGCATATTCGGCTTCAGGAACGCGTTTCGGCGGCTGCGGGTCAGGAACGGGAGACAATATTGTGTTTGAATTAACACTCACAGACGGGGTTTTGTTATCAAGGTTCCGCAGTATCTCAAAATAAAGAGACACGGCATAAGCGGCCTGTTTTTGCTGGTCCGGGGTCTGCTTTTTTTCCCGCAGCTTTTCGATAAATAAGCGCACCCGCTCCGACTTGGAATCCGGCACGGGGTATTTACCGCAAAAATCCAAAAAGTACCGAAGCCATTTTTTATAATCAGAGTGAACAGAAACAGCCGGTACTTTTTTTGTGAGGATGGCCTCATATTGAACTAAAATATTGTCCGGTATTTTGAGCATAGTATGTAACAGACACTAGATAACATGACGGAAGGGATATTATTCAACTTGCCAAATATAATGAATTTAAGTGGTTACGTCAAGATGTACTTTTTATTTTATTGACCATACTGAAAGTTCCTGATATTATCCAGAAAACTAGATAATAATATGTTGTGCTTACGAAAAAAACAAAAATCTGCGTATACCTTTCCTGACACAGGGGGTCTGTGGCTTCAATAAAAGGATATTTCTATGCTTCAACTGAAAATGATAGAACTCTTCAAGGAAGGTTGTCATGAGGATGCACGAATAATCGCGGCATTGATGTTCGGCTCATTTGCTATCGGAGAGGGTGACGAGTTCTCTGATATCGAATTCGCAGTGTTCATCCAGGATGACCATTTTGAAAATTTCGATCAGCGCTCGTGGCTTAATGCCGTAAGTCCGGTTGCTGCTTACTTTCCGGACGACTTCGGCCACCACACCGCACTTTTTGAAAACGGCATTCGCGGTGAATTCCATTTCATGCGAAAATCGGACATACCGGTCATTTCCACTTGGCAAGGCTATGGGTGGTTTCCCTCGCTTGAGGCGGCTGTTTTGTTGGACCGATCAGGAGAGTTGTCAAGGTATGCAAGCGCTCTCGTGGGCGATCCCCCGATACGTGAAGGCGCACCGCTGGTGGAAGGGCTTGTGTTGAACCTCATCAGCCTGATGCTCTTTGGGGCCAATCTTTTAAATCGGGGAGAGTACGCTCGCGCCTGGGCTTTGCTCAGCAAAGCACATGAAAACCTACTCAAGCTGGTTCGACTCCACGAAGGGGCAACAGACCACTGGCCGACACCTTCACGCGCGCTCGAAAAGGATATCTCGGAGGACTCGTATAATCGCTATCTGGCATGCACAAGCAGTGCAGAACCAAGAGCACTATGTGCAGCCTATCATCAAACGTGGACGTGGAGTCTCGAATTGTTCAAGAGCGTGACAGAACCTCTGAATATCGAGTTTCCGAGAACTGTAATTGCGCAGGCAAAAAGGTTGCTCAATGAGTCTGCGACGCCGCACAACAAGTAAATCCAGCGGACGCATAAAAACGCGCCGCTGATTTTGACGTTAGATGAAATACACCTTTGCGTATGGTTCCTTCCCCAATGAAGGATGTTTTGTGAATATCCAGTGAACCACTTCGACCGTTCCAGCGCATTTTGCAAACACAACTTGGTCGCCTTTTCTTGGTATTTGATCCATAGTCCGAGAGGCGTAAACATCTATTGTCTTACCAACTCCCTTGTAAAATTCAACGATCATAGAAGTAACCATCCTTTCATCTAACCATCGGATCGACGGGTCAAGCCCGTCATCCGGGCGTTCGCTGTAACAATGGAGTAATCGCATGATAAAAATTACTGAAAATGAATTGTCAGCCATGTTGTTGGAAAATATTACGCTCAGAGCAGTTGAGCCGAATATTTACTCTGTTCTCCCTGATGGTAACTCTGGAAATGAGTATGACAGCCAGTTCGGTTTTATATATGACCTGGTAGCTTGCAATCCAATTTATAACCGCCTTATTTGGGGGTATTCAGTCAAAATATTTTCTCAAGTAGCAAGCGAATCACTCCATTCTTCTCAAGATGGGCCTGTTTTGGATATTGGCTGCGGTTCTCTTGCATTCACAGCAAAAACATATAGTCAGTACACAAAACGTCCAGTGATCTTAACGGACCAGTCACTTAAAATGCTCCGCATGGCTAAATCAAGATTAATAAAACAGAACGGTAAGATCCCAGATAACCTGGTTCTCCTTCACGCTGACGCTCTCCAACTCCCATTTCAAGAAAATATATTTACAACAATACTCTCTGAGAATCTGCTCCATTGTCTCAGTGACACAGGTCCTCTCCTCAAGCAATTGAAAACCATCATGTCGAAGAATGGCAAAATGTATTTCACTACATTGGTTCGCGCCAATCGTTTTGCGGACAAATATTTTGAGGCATTAGCCAACAGCGGCAAATTGGTTTCAAGAACCATGGCTGACCATAAAAAAATTTTTGAGCAAATTGGCCTATCCGCAAAACACGAAACATCTGGTAACCTCTTGATAATAAGGGCAAACAAATAGGAAAGATCAGCGAACCAGGCGCTTAACCTGACCGCGAGAACGTCGGCGGCGCTAACGCGGCAAGGCCAGGTGGCGCGGTCAGGTTAGCTTAACGTTAGCTTATACCATTGCTGGAGTAGGTCATGGGATTGTTAAAAAAAATTGGAATGCAATGTAGAAAACCTTCAGGTTGTTTTGGTAGACTTGTCGGAAGATCAATGAACTTCGAACATGCCAAAATTAGGCAGTGGGGACTTAGTCATATTTCTATTAAATCGGATTCATGTGTTCTTGATATAGGTTGTGGTGGAGGAAAGGCCGTTAAAGAGATAGCTTCATCCATATCAAAAGGAAAGGTCTACGGAATTGACTATTCTAAGGATATGGTTCAATTATCAAAAAAGGTAAATGACAATCTTATAAAACAAGGTACTGTTGAAATACTGTATGGCACCGTTTCCTCTTTACCGTTTCCAGATGAAATGTTTGATTTTGTAACAGCAATTGAAACATATTATTTTTGGCCTAATTTAGTTAATGATTTAATTGAGGTAAAACGTGTATTAAAACCAGGAGCATTTCTTTTATTAGTTCATGCAGCATATAAAGATGACCAGTTTGAAAAACGAAATAGTAAATTGGTCAATCTGCTTAATATAAAGATTCATACACCAGATGAGTATAAAAATTTTCTGTCTGAAGCAGGATATCAGATAGAAAAAATAGATAATTTACCTAAAAAAAATTGGATTTCTGTAATTGCACAAAAAAGAAAAAGCTAACAATTTCATGTACTTGACGCCAAATAGCCCAGCGTAAAAAACACGCTGAGCTATTTGGCACAAGTGATGATGTCGTTGGCTCCGGCAAATATCGCTCTACGCCAACCAGCAGTCCAAGCGGACAAAGGGCCGCTTAACTTTGAAAGAGCAAGGCAAAATATGAAAGATAATCGTGAAGGCATTCCGCCGTCTGCTGCGCTGATGCAGATGATCACAGGTTTTTGGGTTTCATCGGCGATATATGTTGCAGCAAAATTGGAACTTGCCGACCACACTGGAGATAAGACTATCAGTGCCCAGGAACTTGCACAGAGCGTAGGTGCTCATCCTGGCTCTCTCTATCGTCTTCTTAGTGCACTTGCGAGCATTGGTGTTTTCACAGAAGTAGAACCACGACGTTTCGCGCTGACCGCTATCGGAAAATGTCTCAAGAGCGGCCCCGGATCACTGCGTGCGTTTTCAATCGTTGGACGAGAGCTCGGTTGGGAACCCTGGGGTCACCTTCTCCATTCCGTTCGTACAGGGGAAACCGCTTTTGGCCATCTACACGAAATGGGCTATTTCGAGTATCTTAAACAAAACCCTGAACTTGCTCGGCTATTCGATGAGGCAATGATGGGCTTCGTCACGATGAATGGCCTTGCGGTTGTGGCGGCATACGACTTCACGCCTTTCTCGACAATCATTGACATCGGCGGTGGGCGAGCCACCCTTATGGCGGCAATGCTCAAACAAAATTCCCAAGCAAAAGGAATTGTTTTTGATCGCCCCGAAGTTGCGGAAGAAGCTAACAAAAGTCTTGTGTCTGCAGGTATCTCAAATCGTTGTAGGTATATCGGCGGAGATTTTTTTGTTTCTGTGCCGTCGGGAGGCGATGTTTATATCCTTGCCTCGGTCCTTCACGATTGGGATGATGAAAAGAGTCTCATTATTCTCAAAAATTGCCGAAGAACTATGGGAGGCGCGGAAAAGCTGCTTCTTGTCGAAATGATACTTCCTCCGGGTAATGCGCCTTTCTTCGGAAAACTTCTCGATCTAAATATGCTGGTAAATTTTGGTGGGCGTGAGAGAACTGAAGTAGAATATCGTAAGCTCCTGTCAACCGCCGGCTTCAAACTTACACGAATAATACAAACAAAAACGCCATCGAGTCTTATTGAAGCGATCCCTGATTAGGGTGGCGGGCTATGAAGGAAAAAATAAAAACGAAAAACTCTAACAACAAAATCGAGGCGACAGGGAATAGCCTCTGTGGTTTTTTCATTCGCCGGTTACCCCTGCGCCTCATTTAAATCGTTAGAAAGTACCTGACATGCATCCTTCATTAGAAGCTGAATTCATCCCCCCACGCCCACTCGAACCCAAAATAATTATGGGCAGAAATGAACCTTGCTGGTGTGGATCGCGAAAGAAATGGAAAAAATGTCATAAGGATAGGCACCTTCAACCGGAAATACCGATCGGCAAATTGATTCATGACATGTTTGAGGACCAAAAGAATGGGATATGTCTTCATCCCGAAGCATCTCCGATGAACTGTTCAAACCAGCTCATCAGGGCACACACAGTTCAGCGTTCCGGCGGACTAAGCGCGATAGCTGAAAATGGATACGTAATCTCAGGGAAACGTGGCTACGAAAGAATTTTCAAAAATGATGGACAAATTGTCCCAGAGAGCGTCGGAATAGGAAGAGCTTCTACCTTTATGGGTTTTTGTTCAATTCATGACAATAAGCTTTTCGAGCCGATTGAAAACAGTTCATTTACTTTAAATAATGAAACAGCTTTCCTTTTGTCATTCAGAGCTATTTCATATGAGTACCTAACGAAACAAAATGCTATGAAGGCCGTCGATATTCAAAGGGAGATGGACAGAGGGAAAGACTTTGAAACTCAAGTGACCATCCAGCAGTATTGCCATGCTTATCGGGCTGGTTTGATCAGGGGAATGCAGAATCTCCAGGAGTGGAAGGCTGAATATGACCGAAAGTTTCTTGCTCGGGATTTTTTGTCAATGCCACATTACGCGCTTGAGTTCAACGGAATTCTCCCATTCGTTTGTTGTGGTGGATTCCATCCAGAAGTAGACTTTTTTGGACGCCAGCTGCAAGTGATTTCTCGAAGTGATGCTCCTATGGAA encodes:
- a CDS encoding hydrogenase maturation protease — encoded protein: MHDQKILIVGIGNLLLQDEGIGVHIIQALRNRELPAHVDLLDMGTATMNLAFYLDGVQKVIIVDALKAGQKPGTIYQCRPEDLIADKEGPVSLHDLGVVESLSMSKKLGYAPEVVIIGVEPRAIDWGMELTDEVQKQVPAIIDIILKECQRNGG
- a CDS encoding integron integrase; this encodes MLKIPDNILVQYEAILTKKVPAVSVHSDYKKWLRYFLDFCGKYPVPDSKSERVRLFIEKLREKKQTPDQQKQAAYAVSLYFEILRNLDNKTPSVSVNSNTILSPVPDPQPPKRVPEAEYAEKSVSPEWDKVIADLASEIKTRHYSRRTLKAYALWSRQFQKFLRDKPPHELSSADVKEYLTYLAVKCHVAASTQNQAFNALLFVFRHVLKKDFGDHRDVPRAKRSRYIPVVLSRREIDTVLKHLEYPYDLVVKLLYGCGLRLFECLQLRVKDFNFDAEILTIHGKGKKDRTVPIPQTIVPELTAQLEAVSKLHDEDLAAGFTGVFLDSLLEKKYPSAAKDFIWQWFFPQKTLTPIPGTKELRRYHLHETHVQRALYEAVRRARLTKRVSSHTFRHSFATHLLQANYDIRTIQELLGHSDVKTTMIYTHCVPSRTVKEAKSPLDF
- the lnu(F) gene encoding lincosamide nucleotidyltransferase Lnu(F), encoding MLQLKMIELFKEGCHEDARIIAALMFGSFAIGEGDEFSDIEFAVFIQDDHFENFDQRSWLNAVSPVAAYFPDDFGHHTALFENGIRGEFHFMRKSDIPVISTWQGYGWFPSLEAAVLLDRSGELSRYASALVGDPPIREGAPLVEGLVLNLISLMLFGANLLNRGEYARAWALLSKAHENLLKLVRLHEGATDHWPTPSRALEKDISEDSYNRYLACTSSAEPRALCAAYHQTWTWSLELFKSVTEPLNIEFPRTVIAQAKRLLNESATPHNK
- a CDS encoding class I SAM-dependent methyltransferase, coding for MIKITENELSAMLLENITLRAVEPNIYSVLPDGNSGNEYDSQFGFIYDLVACNPIYNRLIWGYSVKIFSQVASESLHSSQDGPVLDIGCGSLAFTAKTYSQYTKRPVILTDQSLKMLRMAKSRLIKQNGKIPDNLVLLHADALQLPFQENIFTTILSENLLHCLSDTGPLLKQLKTIMSKNGKMYFTTLVRANRFADKYFEALANSGKLVSRTMADHKKIFEQIGLSAKHETSGNLLIIRANK
- a CDS encoding class I SAM-dependent methyltransferase, which gives rise to MGLLKKIGMQCRKPSGCFGRLVGRSMNFEHAKIRQWGLSHISIKSDSCVLDIGCGGGKAVKEIASSISKGKVYGIDYSKDMVQLSKKVNDNLIKQGTVEILYGTVSSLPFPDEMFDFVTAIETYYFWPNLVNDLIEVKRVLKPGAFLLLVHAAYKDDQFEKRNSKLVNLLNIKIHTPDEYKNFLSEAGYQIEKIDNLPKKNWISVIAQKRKS
- a CDS encoding methyltransferase, which translates into the protein MMMSLAPANIALRQPAVQADKGPLNFERARQNMKDNREGIPPSAALMQMITGFWVSSAIYVAAKLELADHTGDKTISAQELAQSVGAHPGSLYRLLSALASIGVFTEVEPRRFALTAIGKCLKSGPGSLRAFSIVGRELGWEPWGHLLHSVRTGETAFGHLHEMGYFEYLKQNPELARLFDEAMMGFVTMNGLAVVAAYDFTPFSTIIDIGGGRATLMAAMLKQNSQAKGIVFDRPEVAEEANKSLVSAGISNRCRYIGGDFFVSVPSGGDVYILASVLHDWDDEKSLIILKNCRRTMGGAEKLLLVEMILPPGNAPFFGKLLDLNMLVNFGGRERTEVEYRKLLSTAGFKLTRIIQTKTPSSLIEAIPD
- a CDS encoding SEC-C metal-binding domain-containing protein, encoding MHPSLEAEFIPPRPLEPKIIMGRNEPCWCGSRKKWKKCHKDRHLQPEIPIGKLIHDMFEDQKNGICLHPEASPMNCSNQLIRAHTVQRSGGLSAIAENGYVISGKRGYERIFKNDGQIVPESVGIGRASTFMGFCSIHDNKLFEPIENSSFTLNNETAFLLSFRAISYEYLTKQNAMKAVDIQREMDRGKDFETQVTIQQYCHAYRAGLIRGMQNLQEWKAEYDRKFLARDFLSMPHYALEFNGILPFVCCGGFHPEVDFFGRQLQVISRSDAPMEHVCLNISVFGARSFLAFGWFGILDGPSESFVKSFKSIPNTDKANSSLILAVEQLENTYFSPSWWNLLNKSDKEYLVKRMQSGVGPNSLRPADTYRNIRQVVQSVPVTAEIGTV